Proteins found in one Capsicum annuum cultivar UCD-10X-F1 unplaced genomic scaffold, UCD10Xv1.1 ctg83209, whole genome shotgun sequence genomic segment:
- the LOC107871529 gene encoding receptor kinase-like protein Xa21 produces the protein MERLSYLKSINVSFNDLEGEIPSGGVFVNYSLQSFLGNKGLCGVHIVEVPACTNPGQQSKSKERKEISKMWKSSGSVYQGTLSGGSVVAIKVLDLQSEEVCKRFDTECEVMRNVRHKNLVPVITTCSSDYIRAFPLQYMSNGNLENWLYREDCQLNLLQRITVMLDVAMATEYLHHENDTPIVHCDLKPTNVLLDEYMVAHVGDFGISKILAVSKSIAHTETLGTLGYIAPEYGLEGIVSTSGDVYSYGIMLMEVFTKRRPTDEEICNENLDLMKWITQSFSGTMLEVVDAYLIPEEEQITSKSEICIASMVELALDCTLEIPESRITMKDVVKRLNKIKNSFLES, from the exons ATGGAAAGACTCTCATACCTTAAAAGCATTAAtgtttcatttaatgatttagaAGGTGAAATACCCAgtggtggtgtgtttgtgaaTTACAGTCTGCAATCATTTCTCGGGAATAAAGGTCTATGTGGAGTGCACATAGTGGAGGTCCCTGCATGCACTAATCCTGGACAACAATCAAAGTCTAAGGA AAGAAAGGAAATATCAAAGATGTGGAAAAG TTCTGGCTCTGTGTACCAAGGTACATTATCTGGTGGTAGTGTAGTGGCCATAAAGGTTCTGGATTTGCAAAGTGAGGAAGTATGCAAAAGGTTTGATACCGAATGTGAAGTGATGAGAAATGTTAGACACAAAAATCTTGTTCCGGTGATTACTACTTGTTCAAGTGACTATATAAGAGCCTTTCCTCTTCAATATATGTCCAACGGGAACCTTGAGAATTGGTTGTATAGAGAAGATTGCCAATTGAACCTACTTCAAAGAATAACTGTAATGCTTGATGTTGCTATGGCCACTGAATATCTACATCATGAAAATGACACTCCTATAGTTCATTGCGACCTAAAGCCCACAAACGTTCTTTTGGATGAATATATGGTGGCTCATGTTGGTGATTTTGGAATATCTAAAATTCTAGCCGTAAGTAAGTCTATTGCACATACCGAGACATTGGGCACTCTTGGTTACATTGCACCAG AATATGGCTTGGAGGGAATAGTATCCACTAGTGGGGATGTTTATAGTTATGGCATCATGTTGATGGAGGTTTTTACCAAAAGAAGGCCAACAGATGAAGAGATATGCAATGAAAATCTTGACTTGATGAAATGGATAACACAATCATTTTCAGGAACTATGCTAGAAGTTGTGGATGCCTATCTTATTCCCGAGGAAGAACAAATCACTTCTAAAAGTGAAATCTGCATAGCTTCCATGGTCGAATTGGCTTTAGATTGCACACTGGAAATACCAGAATCAAGGATAACCATGAAAGATGTAGTCAAGAGGCTTAACAAAATCAAGAACTCATTTCTAGAATCATAG